Proteins from a genomic interval of Mycoplasmopsis columboralis:
- the era gene encoding GTPase Era, whose protein sequence is MKICFASFIGRPNVGKSSLMNSILDYDVSIVTDVAQTTRDQITGVYTDEDYQIIFTDTPGIHKPENKLGEILNKNAYSTVKDIDVVLFLTPIDEKIGPGDKMILEKISRAKNKVAVITKIDKYHKQPQKMLEKIQELQEYNFTEITSVSVKYPKSVNDLIELIKSYTYEGEPQYDEDYITDKSMRFLAKEIIRESAINSLYEELPHSIAIEVNEFIESEDLIEIEAIIYVKKPSQKGMVIGAKASKIKQIGQNARYKMMKQFNTRVILNLKVKIANKWNDNEKELAKFGYK, encoded by the coding sequence ATGAAAATTTGTTTTGCTTCATTTATTGGTCGTCCAAATGTGGGTAAAAGCAGTTTAATGAACTCTATATTAGATTATGATGTATCAATTGTGACTGATGTCGCTCAAACAACAAGAGATCAAATTACTGGTGTATATACCGATGAAGATTATCAAATTATTTTTACTGATACCCCTGGTATTCATAAACCAGAAAACAAGCTTGGAGAAATTTTAAACAAGAACGCTTACAGCACTGTCAAAGATATTGATGTCGTTTTATTTTTAACTCCAATTGATGAAAAAATCGGTCCTGGAGATAAAATGATTTTAGAAAAAATCTCTCGTGCTAAAAATAAAGTTGCAGTAATTACTAAAATTGACAAATATCACAAACAACCACAAAAAATGCTTGAAAAAATTCAAGAGCTACAAGAATATAATTTCACTGAAATTACTTCTGTTTCAGTTAAATATCCTAAATCAGTAAATGATTTGATTGAGTTAATAAAATCATATACATACGAGGGAGAACCTCAGTATGATGAAGATTACATTACAGATAAATCAATGCGTTTTTTAGCTAAAGAAATTATCAGAGAATCAGCTATTAACTCTTTATATGAAGAATTGCCACACTCAATTGCCATTGAGGTTAATGAATTCATAGAATCAGAAGATTTAATCGAAATTGAAGCAATTATTTACGTGAAAAAACCTTCTCAAAAAGGAATGGTTATTGGAGCTAAGGCGTCAAAAATTAAACAAATTGGACAGAATGCTAGATACAAAATGATGAAACAATTTAATACTAGAGTTATTTTGAATTTAAAAGTAAAAATCGCTAATAAATGAAACGATAACGAAAAAGAACTAGCTAAATTTGGATATAAATAA
- the ybeY gene encoding rRNA maturation RNase YbeY — translation MKLIEHEISFENKTKHEIDFEKEMYEIVQNFAKYFKIKKPIIVDVKIVSKRKIKQLNKEYRNKDYVTDILSFGTQDPHLYQQMPFLLLGELVICYDKMLEQAEEFNHSIKREFCYLFTHGLVHLAGYDHEQEDERIIMNQIVDKIFKPLKITRK, via the coding sequence ATGAAACTTATTGAACATGAAATTTCTTTTGAAAATAAAACAAAACATGAAATTGATTTTGAAAAGGAAATGTATGAAATAGTGCAAAACTTCGCTAAGTATTTCAAAATCAAAAAACCAATTATCGTTGATGTAAAAATCGTATCAAAGCGTAAAATCAAGCAATTGAACAAAGAGTATCGCAATAAAGATTACGTTACTGACATATTATCTTTTGGAACTCAAGATCCACATTTATATCAACAAATGCCCTTTTTATTGCTTGGTGAGTTAGTAATTTGCTATGATAAAATGCTTGAACAAGCAGAAGAATTCAACCACTCAATTAAACGTGAATTTTGTTATCTTTTTACTCATGGTTTAGTTCATTTAGCTGGATACGATCACGAACAAGAAGATGAAAGAATTATCATGAATCAAATTGTTGATAAAATTTTTAAACCCTTAAAAATAACTAGAAAGTAG
- the cdd gene encoding cytidine deaminase encodes MNILKLKELLKKAYAPYSNFQVAACAIDENDKEYYGVNVENAAYPSGLCAERSALFGSVAYGGKVGTFKEIHIISKKEGIISPCAGCRQVMTEFMPANAKVYQYSNDGTQVRVNTVEELVPYSILESDIK; translated from the coding sequence ATGAATATTTTAAAATTAAAGGAATTATTAAAAAAAGCTTATGCTCCATATTCAAATTTTCAAGTAGCTGCTTGTGCTATTGATGAAAATGATAAAGAATATTACGGTGTTAATGTTGAAAATGCCGCTTATCCTTCAGGATTATGTGCCGAAAGAAGTGCATTATTTGGTTCTGTTGCTTATGGTGGAAAAGTAGGTACTTTTAAAGAAATTCACATTATTAGTAAAAAAGAAGGTATTATAAGTCCTTGTGCTGGTTGTAGACAAGTTATGACTGAATTTATGCCTGCAAATGCTAAAGTTTATCAATACTCAAACGATGGAACTCAAGTTAGAGTAAACACAGTGGAAGAGCTTGTCCCATATAGCATTTTAGAAAGTGATATTAAATAA
- a CDS encoding thymidine kinase: MFWKDTKGTLEVITGPMFAGKSAELIKRLTILKIAQVKFLVFKPEFDTRFGDDVIVSRTGSNLKAISLKQPSDVWEYLTKDIKAVAFDEVHFFDESIFEVINQLISKGVRVIVSGLDMDFAGKSFAITAELLAQADYVSKLKAVCMKCYEQASLSYRKVKSQERHLLGDSEYEARCRQCHRVK, translated from the coding sequence ATGTTTTGAAAAGATACAAAAGGTACTTTAGAAGTTATTACAGGACCAATGTTTGCGGGCAAAAGTGCAGAATTAATTAAAAGATTAACTATTTTAAAAATCGCTCAAGTAAAGTTTTTGGTATTTAAACCAGAATTTGATACTCGTTTTGGAGATGATGTTATTGTTAGTCGCACTGGTTCAAATCTTAAAGCCATATCACTAAAACAACCTTCTGATGTTTGAGAATATCTAACCAAAGATATAAAGGCAGTAGCTTTTGATGAAGTTCACTTTTTTGATGAATCTATTTTTGAAGTCATCAATCAATTAATCTCCAAAGGAGTTAGAGTTATTGTTTCAGGATTAGATATGGATTTCGCAGGCAAAAGTTTTGCTATAACTGCCGAATTACTCGCACAGGCCGATTATGTTTCAAAACTTAAGGCAGTTTGTATGAAATGTTACGAACAAGCTTCTTTATCTTATCGTAAGGTAAAGTCGCAAGAACGCCATCTTTTAGGCGATTCTGAATATGAAGCAAGATGCCGCCAATGTCATAGAGTTAAATAA
- a CDS encoding MAG1140 family protein produces MKLAIIKITYLIIQRRYTLKEVFINIKKGTFLLFLICTVAFFVYVLMFYPIQDYHKGLIKREYETMYLIEYDKNTFTQGSHVQISIDGEIQNYTLKYQLQDSHIKITSPELLVKLKEKNIFEIQCTYSSDFTTFLKYILKYIFYKSL; encoded by the coding sequence TTGAAGTTAGCCATAATCAAAATTACTTATTTGATCATTCAAAGGAGGTACACCTTGAAGGAAGTTTTTATCAACATTAAAAAAGGAACATTTTTATTGTTTCTTATATGTACGGTCGCTTTTTTTGTGTATGTATTAATGTTTTATCCAATACAAGACTATCATAAGGGTTTGATCAAACGAGAGTATGAAACAATGTACCTAATAGAATATGATAAAAATACTTTCACCCAAGGTTCACATGTACAGATTAGCATTGATGGTGAGATTCAAAATTACACACTCAAATACCAATTGCAAGACTCACACATAAAAATCACTTCTCCTGAGCTACTAGTTAAATTAAAAGAAAAGAACATCTTCGAAATTCAATGCACTTATAGTAGTGATTTTACGACCTTTCTCAAATACATTTTAAAATACATTTTTTATAAAAGTTTATAA